The Streptomyces laurentii genome contains a region encoding:
- a CDS encoding hypothetical protein (identified by MetaGeneAnnotator; putative;~sequence version:1), translated as MAYLALAARCLIGIVFLVSAVSKTSSVRAFREFTESLDDMPLVPPVGKKSVALSVILAEYSVPLLMPWPETAVQAAGFLVSAGLLGVFALSIAVAVRRGKTTPCRCFGTSATPLGARHLVRNLVLAALAGLGVALVLGPASDAPAHPGGAVIAAAGGAALAALVATLDDIVQLFRPAPGRPGPRPGPPRRHPSQEETPHAVPDRGPAARGGAVRPGSRPHPGSGQAAA; from the coding sequence ATGGCTTACCTGGCCCTGGCCGCCCGCTGCCTCATCGGGATTGTGTTCCTGGTATCGGCGGTGAGCAAGACATCGAGTGTGCGGGCCTTCCGGGAATTCACGGAATCACTGGACGACATGCCACTGGTTCCGCCCGTCGGAAAAAAGTCGGTGGCGCTTTCCGTCATTCTCGCCGAGTATTCCGTACCCCTTCTGATGCCGTGGCCGGAAACCGCCGTCCAGGCTGCCGGATTCCTCGTATCGGCAGGGCTGCTCGGCGTTTTCGCCCTGTCCATCGCCGTCGCGGTACGACGCGGCAAGACGACACCGTGCCGCTGCTTCGGGACCTCCGCGACCCCGCTCGGCGCGCGCCACCTGGTGCGCAACCTCGTTCTCGCCGCCCTCGCCGGGCTCGGCGTCGCCCTCGTCCTGGGCCCCGCCTCCGACGCGCCCGCGCACCCCGGCGGAGCCGTGATCGCCGCGGCCGGCGGGGCCGCCCTGGCCGCGCTCGTGGCGACGCTCGACGACATCGTCCAGTTGTTCCGCCCCGCCCCCGGGCGGCCCGGGCCGCGCCCCGGGCCGCCCCGGCGGCACCCGAGTCAAGAGGAGACACCCCATGCCGTTCCTGATCGCGGGCCTGCTGCTCGTGGGGGCGCTGTGCGCCCTGGATCTCGTCCTCACCCTGGGAGTGGTCAAGCGGCTGCGTGA
- a CDS encoding hypothetical protein (identified by MetaGeneAnnotator; putative;~sequence version:1), translating to MLKKIEGFGSRLLERVVPGVDAAACGWKWWAACWQCGGRSCSVNTCTADLICG from the coding sequence ATGCTGAAGAAGATCGAGGGTTTCGGGTCCCGCCTGCTGGAGCGCGTCGTCCCCGGTGTCGACGCGGCGGCCTGCGGCTGGAAGTGGTGGGCCGCGTGCTGGCAGTGCGGCGGCCGCTCCTGCTCCGTCAACACCTGCACCGCCGACCTGATCTGCGGCTGA
- a CDS encoding transcriptional regulator, araC family (identified by MetaGeneAnnotator; putative;~sequence version:1), which translates to MRRTCPAEVPADGARRGGVWGCEIPRVPARSPGRWLVLPSAAVSVLFADGGELALVDAAGVPRALPPGPLLLGPRVTTLTLAGPDGPRCPRLLLAPWTVHTLSGLPMDRLVDRIVPAEEVLGPGVRRLAGDLAAAGDCRDDALRRLGLTLSRWETRGGPPAPPVLRAWSELVRTRGTASIADLARHAGWCHSQLGRRFPKQVGLSPKAAARVLRWREAIRRLAGGEPVAGAALGAGYHDQAHFGHECKAMAGCTPRRFLSTWNSEGFREDAEFLQEQAAVDRAEYSSEGRSGEKERNGGKKSAAPLLLR; encoded by the coding sequence GTGCGCCGAACGTGCCCGGCCGAAGTCCCCGCCGACGGGGCCCGACGCGGGGGCGTCTGGGGGTGCGAGATCCCCCGCGTCCCCGCCCGGTCGCCAGGACGGTGGCTCGTCCTGCCGAGTGCCGCCGTCTCGGTCCTCTTCGCGGACGGGGGAGAGCTCGCCCTCGTCGACGCCGCGGGGGTGCCCCGAGCGCTCCCGCCGGGGCCCCTGCTCCTGGGGCCGCGCGTCACCACGCTCACCCTCGCGGGTCCGGACGGTCCACGCTGTCCCCGCCTGCTGCTCGCGCCCTGGACGGTCCACACCCTCTCCGGACTGCCCATGGACCGCCTGGTGGACCGGATCGTCCCGGCCGAGGAGGTGCTGGGGCCCGGGGTCCGCCGCCTGGCCGGTGATCTCGCCGCGGCGGGGGACTGCCGGGACGACGCACTCCGGCGGCTCGGCCTCACGCTGAGCCGTTGGGAGACGCGAGGCGGGCCACCGGCTCCGCCGGTGCTGCGGGCCTGGAGCGAGCTGGTCCGTACCCGTGGGACGGCGTCCATCGCGGACCTGGCGCGTCACGCGGGCTGGTGCCACAGCCAGCTGGGACGGCGCTTCCCGAAGCAGGTCGGGCTCTCGCCGAAGGCGGCCGCCCGTGTCCTGCGATGGCGGGAGGCGATACGGCGGCTGGCAGGTGGAGAGCCCGTGGCCGGCGCCGCTCTCGGGGCCGGGTATCACGACCAGGCCCATTTCGGCCATGAATGCAAGGCCATGGCCGGGTGCACCCCGCGCCGCTTCCTCTCCACATGGAATTCCGAAGGGTTCCGTGAGGATGCGGAATTCTTACAAGAACAGGCGGCGGTCGACAGGGCAGAGTATTCCTCGGAAGGGCGGAGTGGAGAGAAGGAAAGGAACGGCGGGAAAAAGTCCGCCGCACCTCTTCTCCTCCGATGA
- a CDS encoding 3-oxoacyl-[acyl-carrier-protein] reductase (identified by MetaGeneAnnotator; putative;~sequence version:1) → MPEPLFLSARRPVTLVFGGHGRLSRLLCERLAEAGFVVAVADRSPHRAALLSRDVSGRHHVALPYAVDPDDGGSVDRLVAEVVLDLGRIDAVVGLAPEGLDAGTGDDPGPWARSLGVTLAVAHRLATAAARHMLAVPTPGRIVLLAPGGGTPPHPAERAASAALGALVRDWAAAWPADRVSVNAVVPGENSPRGAIVSAVALLASPRAQGISGHVVMVRGRGAE, encoded by the coding sequence GTGCCGGAGCCGCTGTTCCTGTCGGCGCGCCGGCCGGTGACGCTGGTGTTCGGCGGTCACGGCAGGCTCAGCCGGCTCCTCTGCGAGCGGCTCGCGGAAGCGGGTTTCGTGGTGGCGGTCGCCGACCGGTCGCCCCACCGCGCGGCCCTCCTCAGCCGGGACGTGTCGGGCCGTCACCACGTCGCTCTCCCGTATGCCGTGGACCCGGACGACGGCGGGAGCGTCGATCGCCTGGTGGCCGAGGTCGTCCTCGACCTCGGCCGGATCGACGCGGTGGTGGGCCTCGCTCCCGAGGGCCTGGACGCCGGTACGGGGGACGACCCGGGGCCGTGGGCCAGGTCTCTGGGCGTCACTCTGGCGGTGGCCCACCGACTCGCCACCGCCGCGGCCCGGCACATGCTCGCCGTGCCCACGCCGGGACGGATCGTGCTGCTCGCCCCGGGCGGCGGCACCCCGCCCCATCCCGCCGAGCGGGCCGCTTCGGCGGCCCTCGGCGCGCTTGTCCGGGACTGGGCCGCCGCGTGGCCGGCCGACCGGGTGTCCGTCAACGCCGTCGTGCCGGGTGAGAACTCCCCGCGCGGCGCGATCGTCTCGGCCGTCGCCCTTCTCGCCTCGCCGCGGGCCCAGGGGATCAGCGGCCATGTGGTCATGGTGCGAGGCCGCGGCGCCGAGTGA
- a CDS encoding hypothetical protein (identified by MetaGeneAnnotator; putative;~sequence version:1): MRRSRNPLCRIAGTAAVAVLAGGAVLAVAPAAAGQGAHLRTVAAVLVDESPDDFTWPVAPVTPALPGTSGGAGA; encoded by the coding sequence ATGCGCAGGTCCAGGAATCCGCTGTGTCGCATCGCCGGTACGGCCGCTGTCGCCGTCCTCGCCGGGGGCGCCGTCCTGGCGGTGGCACCCGCGGCCGCCGGTCAGGGGGCGCACCTCCGTACCGTCGCCGCGGTACTCGTCGACGAGAGCCCCGACGACTTCACCTGGCCGGTCGCGCCCGTGACGCCCGCTCTGCCCGGCACCTCCGGCGGCGCGGGCGCCTGA
- a CDS encoding hypothetical protein (identified by MetaGeneAnnotator; putative;~sequence version:1) encodes MAEPPTLDATALAVYRAVLLYREHDRGRLAARLDMTAEEVGQVIEELVALAMLRPSWDQPDLVRAVSPEIGLQLLLQREQRESALRQERTEQTRAALSLLSTEYASHEERPSRHDTEILHGMDEIRTRLEALASQCTKEVLSFLPGGALPTAALREGQPLNERAMLRGVRFRNVYLQSITKDRQTYAYVRWVHELGSEVRLSPRLPMRLLIVDGGTAVIPGDPEEPHPTALVLHSPPVLRALQELFEAYWKDATPLEAPSRCGELTELPPQEREVLRMLANGDKDETVARALGISVRTERRMVADLLARTGASSRFELGVKAAKAGWV; translated from the coding sequence ATGGCCGAACCACCCACACTCGACGCCACCGCCCTCGCCGTCTACCGGGCGGTCCTCCTCTACCGGGAGCACGACCGGGGACGGCTGGCGGCACGGCTCGACATGACCGCCGAGGAAGTGGGGCAGGTCATCGAGGAACTGGTGGCGCTGGCGATGCTGCGCCCGTCCTGGGACCAGCCGGACCTGGTGCGCGCGGTGTCGCCGGAGATCGGGCTGCAGCTGCTGCTCCAGCGCGAGCAGCGGGAATCCGCCCTGCGTCAGGAGCGGACCGAGCAGACCCGGGCCGCGCTGAGTCTGCTGTCGACCGAGTACGCCTCGCACGAGGAGCGGCCCTCGCGCCACGACACCGAGATCCTGCACGGCATGGACGAGATCCGCACGCGTCTGGAGGCGCTGGCGAGTCAGTGCACCAAGGAGGTGCTGTCCTTCCTGCCCGGCGGCGCCCTGCCCACGGCCGCGCTGCGGGAGGGGCAGCCGCTCAACGAGCGGGCGATGCTCCGGGGGGTCAGGTTCCGGAACGTGTACCTCCAGAGCATCACCAAGGACCGGCAGACCTACGCCTATGTGCGCTGGGTCCACGAACTCGGCAGCGAGGTGCGCCTCTCCCCGCGTCTGCCGATGCGGCTGCTCATCGTGGACGGCGGCACGGCCGTGATACCCGGCGATCCGGAGGAACCCCATCCGACCGCGCTGGTGCTGCACAGCCCGCCGGTCCTGCGGGCGCTCCAGGAGTTGTTCGAGGCGTACTGGAAGGACGCGACGCCGCTCGAAGCCCCCTCACGCTGCGGGGAGTTGACGGAACTCCCTCCACAGGAGCGCGAGGTGCTGCGCATGCTGGCGAACGGGGACAAGGACGAGACCGTCGCCCGCGCGCTGGGCATCTCGGTGCGGACGGAGCGCCGGATGGTCGCCGATCTCCTGGCCCGGACGGGGGCCTCCAGCCGCTTCGAGCTGGGGGTCAAGGCGGCGAAGGCGGGCTGGGTGTAG
- a CDS encoding L-gulonolactone oxidase (identified by MetaGeneAnnotator; putative;~sequence version:1), which translates to MSSVWRNWAGNEEARPRRVLRPTSTDGVAAAVKDAVGDGLRVKPVGSGHSFSGAAVAPDVQLLLDGMDGLCSLDGTTGLVTVEAGMPLWKLSPLLAAHGLALENMGDIDRQTISGAISTGTHGSGVRFGGIATQVRALELVLADGTVATCSPTERPDLFAAARVGLGALGVLTRVTLQCVPLFALHARDTAMQVGETLEKAQEFADSNDHFEFFWFPHSTTTLTRRFRRLPGDAPLKPIGAFSRRLDETVSGLGFEGLNRLGTRFPALVRPIARFAARAMSSREWTDHSYKVYASVRDVRFHEGEFAIPRERAADALRELKRWIDAHDERVSFPLEVRFSAADDIWLSTAQGRDTCYIAFHQYHRMPYQRYFRACQDILGGYGGRPHWGKMHDLDAAGLRSRYDRFDDFVALRDTLDPTGVFANPYLDRVLGQAPDAPARGTA; encoded by the coding sequence ATGAGCAGCGTGTGGCGCAACTGGGCGGGCAACGAGGAGGCGCGGCCCCGGCGCGTGCTCCGTCCCACGAGCACCGACGGCGTGGCCGCGGCGGTGAAGGACGCCGTCGGTGACGGGCTGCGCGTGAAGCCGGTGGGCTCCGGACACTCCTTCAGCGGCGCCGCCGTCGCGCCCGACGTCCAGCTCCTGTTGGACGGCATGGACGGGCTCTGCTCCCTCGACGGGACCACCGGACTGGTGACCGTCGAGGCGGGCATGCCGCTGTGGAAACTCAGCCCGCTGCTCGCCGCGCACGGCCTCGCCCTGGAGAACATGGGCGACATCGACCGGCAGACCATCTCCGGCGCCATCTCCACCGGCACTCACGGCTCCGGCGTACGGTTCGGGGGCATCGCGACCCAGGTCCGCGCCCTCGAACTGGTTCTCGCCGACGGCACCGTGGCCACCTGCTCGCCCACCGAACGGCCGGACCTGTTCGCGGCCGCGCGGGTCGGCCTCGGCGCCCTCGGCGTACTCACCCGGGTGACGCTCCAGTGCGTACCGCTGTTCGCCCTGCACGCCCGCGACACCGCGATGCAGGTCGGCGAAACCCTGGAGAAGGCACAGGAGTTCGCCGACTCCAACGACCACTTCGAGTTCTTCTGGTTCCCGCACAGCACCACCACGCTCACCCGGCGCTTCCGCCGGCTGCCCGGCGACGCTCCGCTGAAGCCCATCGGCGCGTTCTCCCGCCGCCTCGACGAGACCGTCAGCGGCCTCGGCTTCGAGGGCCTGAACCGCCTCGGCACCCGCTTCCCCGCGCTGGTGCGGCCGATCGCGCGGTTCGCGGCCCGGGCCATGTCCTCGCGCGAGTGGACCGACCACTCGTACAAGGTCTACGCCTCGGTCCGCGATGTCCGCTTCCACGAGGGCGAGTTCGCGATCCCGCGCGAGCGCGCGGCCGACGCGCTGCGTGAACTCAAGCGCTGGATCGACGCGCACGACGAGCGGGTGTCGTTCCCGCTGGAGGTGCGTTTCTCGGCCGCCGACGACATCTGGCTGTCCACCGCCCAGGGTCGCGACACCTGCTACATCGCCTTCCACCAGTACCACCGGATGCCCTACCAGCGGTACTTCCGTGCCTGCCAGGACATTCTCGGCGGCTACGGTGGACGGCCGCACTGGGGCAAGATGCACGACCTCGACGCGGCCGGACTCCGGTCCCGATACGACCGGTTCGACGACTTCGTGGCGCTGCGCGACACCCTCGACCCGACGGGCGTGTTCGCCAACCCCTACCTCGACCGCGTCCTCGGCCAGGCCCCGGACGCCCCGGCGCGCGGCACCGCCTGA
- a CDS encoding alanine racemase domain-containing protein (PFAM: alanine racemase domain protein; KEGG: bur:Bcep18194_B3007 amino acid aldolase or racemase-like;~Predicted amino acid aldolase or racemase [Amino acid transportand metabolism];~Type III Pyridoxal 5-phosphate (PLP)-Dependent Enzymes Similar to D-Serine Dehydratase and D-Threonine Aldolase, Unknown Group 2; cd06813;~alanine racemase domain-containing protein [Thermobispora bispora DSM43833];~catalytic residue [active];~dimer interface [polypeptide binding];~identified by MetaGeneAnnotator; putative;~pyridoxal 5'-phosphate (PLP) binding site [chemical binding];~substrate binding site [chemical binding];~type strain of Thermobispora bispora), whose amino-acid sequence MPSAAPDDAPAVPARAVPAPAARPVSPAGFTDLEKATAGLQPPFAVVDLAALRANAAHMVRRSGGKPIRLASKSLRCRALIGDVLRLPGFSGILAFTLPEALWLAEDKDVAGPGTLDPGTDGADILVAYPTADATALRRLAADERAAARVTVMVDSVAHLDLITDAIGPSGPAHPRIRVCLDLDASLRLFGGRVHLGMRRSPLHAPEQAAALARAVLARPALKLVGVMAYEGQIAGVGDDQPGSGAMRTAVRLVQRVSARELRARRAAAIRAVRVVAPLEFVNGGGTGSLESTSAEPAVTELGAGSGVYAPALFDHYRGFRPLPAAYFALSVVRRPAPRHVTVLGGGWVASGAPGADRLPLPVHPPGLRMLPAEGAGEVQTPLTGPAADGLRLGDRVWFRHAKAGELCERVEQLHLVEGDRIVDVVPTYRGERQAFL is encoded by the coding sequence ATGCCCAGCGCCGCGCCGGACGACGCCCCCGCCGTCCCCGCCCGGGCCGTCCCCGCCCCGGCCGCCCGTCCGGTCTCCCCCGCCGGGTTCACCGACCTGGAGAAGGCGACCGCCGGTCTCCAGCCGCCGTTCGCCGTCGTCGACCTCGCGGCCCTGCGCGCCAACGCCGCCCACATGGTCCGCCGCTCGGGCGGCAAGCCGATCCGGCTCGCCAGCAAGTCGCTGCGCTGCCGCGCGCTCATCGGCGACGTGCTGCGGCTTCCGGGCTTCTCGGGCATCCTCGCCTTCACGCTGCCCGAGGCCCTGTGGCTGGCGGAGGACAAGGACGTGGCCGGCCCCGGCACCCTCGATCCGGGCACCGACGGCGCGGACATCCTCGTCGCCTACCCGACCGCCGACGCGACCGCGCTGCGCCGGCTCGCCGCCGACGAACGGGCCGCCGCCCGCGTCACCGTGATGGTGGACTCCGTCGCGCACCTCGACCTGATCACCGACGCGATCGGCCCGTCCGGCCCGGCGCACCCCCGGATCCGGGTCTGTCTCGACCTCGACGCGTCCCTGCGTCTGTTCGGCGGCCGCGTCCACCTCGGCATGCGCCGCTCCCCGCTGCACGCGCCCGAGCAGGCCGCCGCGCTCGCCCGCGCCGTCCTGGCCCGGCCGGCGCTGAAGCTGGTCGGCGTGATGGCGTACGAGGGGCAGATCGCCGGTGTCGGCGACGACCAGCCCGGCTCGGGCGCGATGCGTACGGCCGTACGGCTCGTCCAGCGGGTGTCGGCCCGGGAGCTGCGCGCCCGCCGGGCGGCCGCGATCCGCGCCGTACGGGTGGTGGCGCCGCTGGAGTTCGTCAACGGAGGCGGCACCGGCAGCCTGGAGTCGACCTCGGCCGAGCCGGCGGTCACCGAACTCGGCGCCGGCTCCGGCGTCTACGCGCCCGCCCTGTTCGACCACTACCGCGGTTTCCGCCCGCTGCCCGCCGCGTACTTCGCGCTCTCCGTGGTCCGGCGGCCGGCCCCCCGGCACGTCACCGTCCTCGGCGGCGGCTGGGTCGCCTCCGGCGCGCCGGGCGCGGACCGGCTGCCGCTGCCGGTCCATCCGCCCGGACTGCGCATGCTGCCGGCCGAGGGCGCCGGCGAGGTCCAGACCCCGCTGACCGGACCGGCCGCGGACGGACTGCGGCTCGGCGACCGGGTGTGGTTCCGGCACGCCAAGGCGGGCGAACTGTGCGAGCGGGTCGAGCAGTTGCACCTGGTCGAGGGCGACCGGATCGTGGACGTCGTCCCCACCTACCGGGGCGAGCGGCAGGCCTTCCTCTGA
- a CDS encoding sugar transport protein (The Major Facilitator Superfamily (MFS) isa large and diverse group of secondary transporters that includes uniporters, symporters, and antiporters. MFS proteins facilitate the transport across cytoplasmic or internal membranes of a variety of...; cd06174;~benzoate transport; TIGR00895;~identified by MetaGeneAnnotator; putative;~putative substrate translocation pore;~sugar transport protein [Streptomyces cattleya NRRL 8057 = DSM46488]), with translation MTTGTVTTAVPARLDRLPWSRWHWMIVVGLGTVWILDGLEVTIVGNIAGRLAEPGSGLHITAAQVTGTAAALYVAGACSGALFFGWLTDRHGRKKLFMVTLAVYLGATALTALSFEAWWFFLFRFLTGFGIGGEYAAINSAIDELIPSTYRGRVDLIINGSYWLGAIGGALLSIVMLDTGIFPMDVGWRLSFALGVVLGLVILLVRRHVPESPRWQFIHGRGEQAEQLVDEVERAIEREHGRRLPPPRGTLTIHQRRSIGFGLIAKTVFRRYPRRAVLGLSLFIGQAFLYNAITFGFGTILITFFDVPTGHTGYYFAVIAAGNFLGPLLLGRLFDTVGRRIMISSTYLLSGVLLFGTAWLFGRGSLTATTLTACWCVVLFFASAGASSAYLTVSEIFPMETRAMAIAFFYAIGTAAGGISGPLVFADLTASGVVSDTVLAFQVGAGLMCAAGLVAAFLAVKAERRSLEDIAEPLSVTPEERRPAA, from the coding sequence GTGACCACCGGGACGGTGACCACCGCCGTCCCGGCCCGGCTGGACCGGCTGCCCTGGTCGCGCTGGCACTGGATGATCGTCGTCGGCCTCGGCACCGTCTGGATCCTGGACGGGCTGGAGGTCACCATCGTCGGCAACATCGCCGGCCGCCTCGCCGAACCCGGCAGCGGCCTGCACATCACGGCCGCCCAGGTCACCGGCACGGCCGCAGCCCTCTACGTCGCGGGCGCCTGCTCCGGCGCCCTGTTCTTCGGCTGGCTGACCGACCGCCACGGCCGCAAGAAACTGTTCATGGTCACCCTGGCCGTCTACCTCGGCGCGACGGCGCTCACCGCCCTGTCCTTCGAGGCCTGGTGGTTCTTCCTCTTCCGCTTCCTCACCGGCTTCGGCATCGGCGGCGAGTACGCGGCCATCAACTCCGCCATCGACGAACTCATCCCGTCCACGTACCGGGGCCGGGTCGACCTGATCATCAACGGCAGCTACTGGCTCGGCGCCATCGGCGGAGCACTGCTCTCGATCGTCATGCTGGACACCGGCATCTTCCCGATGGACGTCGGCTGGCGGCTCAGCTTCGCCCTCGGGGTCGTCCTCGGCCTCGTCATCCTCCTCGTCCGGCGGCATGTGCCGGAGAGTCCGCGCTGGCAGTTCATCCACGGCCGCGGCGAGCAGGCCGAGCAGCTGGTGGACGAGGTCGAGCGGGCCATCGAACGCGAGCACGGCCGGCGGCTGCCGCCCCCGCGCGGCACCCTCACCATCCACCAGCGGCGCAGCATCGGATTCGGGCTCATCGCGAAGACCGTCTTCCGCCGCTACCCGCGCCGCGCCGTCCTCGGCCTGTCGCTCTTCATCGGCCAGGCGTTCCTCTACAACGCCATCACCTTCGGCTTCGGCACCATCCTCATCACCTTCTTCGACGTGCCCACCGGCCACACCGGCTACTACTTCGCCGTCATCGCCGCCGGCAACTTCCTCGGCCCGCTGCTGCTCGGCCGGCTGTTCGACACCGTCGGGCGGCGGATCATGATCTCCTCCACCTACCTCCTGTCCGGCGTCCTGCTGTTCGGCACGGCCTGGCTGTTCGGGCGCGGCTCGCTCACCGCGACCACCCTGACCGCCTGCTGGTGCGTGGTGCTGTTCTTCGCGTCGGCGGGCGCGTCCAGCGCGTATCTCACGGTGTCGGAGATCTTCCCCATGGAGACCCGGGCGATGGCGATCGCCTTCTTCTACGCCATCGGTACGGCCGCCGGCGGCATCAGCGGCCCGCTCGTCTTCGCGGACCTCACCGCGTCCGGCGTGGTCTCCGACACCGTCCTCGCCTTCCAGGTCGGCGCGGGACTGATGTGCGCGGCCGGCCTGGTCGCCGCCTTCCTCGCCGTCAAAGCCGAGCGCCGCTCCCTGGAGGACATCGCCGAACCGCTGTCGGTCACACCGGAGGAGCGGCGCCCGGCCGCATGA
- a CDS encoding enoyl-CoA hydratase (Crotonase/Enoyl-Coenzyme A (CoA) hydratase superfamily. This superfamily contains a diverse set of enzymes including enoyl-CoA hydratase, napthoate synthase, methylmalonyl-CoA decarboxylase, 3-hydoxybutyryl-CoA dehydratase, and dienoyl-CoA isomerase; cd06558;~Enoyl-CoA hydratase/carnithine racemase [Lipid metabolism]; COG1024;~enoyl-CoA hydratase [Streptomyces cattleya NRRL 8057= DSM46488];~identified by MetaGeneAnnotator; putative;~oxyanion hole (OAH) forming residues;~substrate binding site [chemical binding];~trimer interface [polypeptide binding]), with protein MTDTPAAPAEQTQTAPPAVRVERDGPVTTVVLARPAARNAVDGPMARQLTDAFRAFEADEDASVAVLWGEGGTFCAGADLKAIGTAHGNRVAPDGDGPMGPTRLRLTKPVIAAVAGHAVAGGLELALWCDLRVAEEDAVFGVFCRRWGVPLIDGGTVRLPRLIGESRAMDLILTGRPVPAAEAYAIGLANRLVPPGRARAEAEELARRIAAFPQLCLRHDRLSVREQHGLPEPEALAAELRHGMVPLSAGETGAGAARFTSGAGRHGAFEG; from the coding sequence ATGACCGACACCCCCGCCGCGCCGGCGGAGCAGACGCAGACCGCACCGCCCGCCGTCCGGGTGGAGCGGGACGGCCCCGTGACGACCGTGGTGCTGGCGCGGCCCGCCGCCCGTAACGCCGTGGACGGCCCGATGGCCCGCCAACTGACCGACGCCTTCCGGGCGTTCGAGGCGGACGAGGACGCGTCGGTGGCCGTGCTGTGGGGCGAGGGCGGCACCTTCTGCGCGGGGGCCGACCTCAAGGCGATCGGCACCGCACACGGCAACCGGGTGGCGCCGGACGGCGACGGCCCGATGGGGCCGACCCGGCTGCGGCTGACGAAGCCGGTGATCGCGGCGGTCGCCGGGCATGCCGTGGCGGGCGGTCTGGAGCTGGCGCTGTGGTGCGACCTGCGGGTGGCCGAGGAGGACGCGGTCTTCGGGGTGTTCTGCCGGCGCTGGGGCGTGCCGCTGATCGACGGCGGTACGGTACGGCTGCCCCGGCTGATCGGCGAGAGCCGTGCCATGGACCTGATCCTCACCGGCCGCCCGGTCCCGGCCGCCGAGGCGTACGCGATCGGTCTCGCCAACCGGCTCGTCCCGCCCGGCCGGGCCCGCGCCGAGGCGGAGGAACTCGCCCGGCGGATCGCCGCGTTCCCGCAACTGTGCCTGCGCCATGACCGGTTGTCGGTACGGGAGCAGCACGGCCTGCCCGAGCCGGAGGCCCTGGCCGCCGAACTCCGGCACGGCATGGTGCCGTTGTCGGCGGGCGAGACGGGCGCGGGCGCCGCGCGCTTCACGTCGGGGGCGGGGCGGCACGGGGCGTTCGAGGGCTGA
- a CDS encoding hypothetical protein (identified by MetaGeneAnnotator; putative;~sequence version:1) codes for MSFASERLRPHPPHGRPEVRLAAAIGWLCLTEEPIPEDPHQAIDTLATDERAHAMDTLPWMYAAAGTGEPGLLRCMRRMIHPEEPEPRAEDSRAPTGSVSTRSAQSAPGSSSSGGIDGVMTIIV; via the coding sequence ATGTCCTTTGCTTCTGAACGACTCCGACCCCATCCTCCGCATGGACGTCCCGAAGTCCGCCTGGCAGCGGCAATCGGCTGGCTCTGCCTCACAGAGGAGCCCATTCCCGAGGATCCCCACCAGGCCATCGACACCCTCGCCACGGACGAACGCGCGCACGCCATGGACACCCTGCCGTGGATGTACGCCGCCGCCGGAACCGGTGAACCGGGACTCCTGCGTTGTATGCGCCGCATGATCCACCCCGAAGAGCCCGAACCGAGGGCGGAGGACTCCAGGGCCCCGACCGGGTCCGTGTCCACGCGGTCGGCCCAGTCCGCTCCGGGCAGCTCGTCGAGTGGCGGAATCGACGGCGTCATGACGATCATCGTATGA